The sequence below is a genomic window from Bombus pyrosoma isolate SC7728 linkage group LG9, ASM1482585v1, whole genome shotgun sequence.
AATACCCAACAACCGTCAGTTTCTCCAGCACAATTGTACTTacgttttccaaattttacttCAACCTTTGaaataatgtagaaataaaaattactatatgTTTAGAAATATTGTTGCAAACATTCTAGAATGTGTAATACGATGACCATATTCTTACCAGTATTGTATAAttgagaataatttaatttgaatgtAATAAGtgtaaaattaacgataaaaaaattgattaattttccattataaatatttcaatttaaataattttttcagtaccgaataaattttaataaataaattaaatctatcgatcgaCCTTCTGACAATAAACATAGATATAAAGAGTTTCTTTGGCAAAAAAATGTTCTTGAAAAGAAGCAATACTACAGTATCAATAATGTTTTGGAAATCTGAATCTCCAATCACGCATTTCAActcttaaaattattatccCTTTCTTCttgtatgtaattaaattcttactttgttttctatcgaaatatgttttcacaattaaacaaaatatagtgtataatttgtaatataataatttgttataattttttataataataaacgtaaaatcccttgttttatgaaaaacgaaaattatcTAACTTACAccactatatatttatagcattaTGACAAACATTGCTTGGTCCTTAATGAGttaatagttaataaaaaattcaaattttcttgaaatgtGTCGTTCACTCGTTACCACGACATCTACCATGCGAATCAACACGCGGTCGGTGATGTCAAGTGCTTCTGCAACAACTTATAAAGAGGACTGATAAAACCAGATATAGTTTAGTCTCGTGCCTGGCGCTCACACATCTTAAACCGATCGTAAACCCAGTTTCTCTGTAAACCGCGGCCGAGCGTGGCACGGAACTCGGAACAGTGAACGACCGAGACAATCTTGCAACAACGTAGAAGGGAGAAAACTTTCTGACGTTCAACGAAAGACGAAATTGCACCGAGGTAAGAGAATATTATTGAGACAGGGTTATTTCGTGTGATCGGAATACTCGAAACATTCACGGCTACGCGAACCAGTTCACTTCgcggttaattaattttaatcctaCAACTATGTGATGGCTTCGCGAAGATGGCGGAAGTCACGTGAAGTCCTTAGGACCAAGATACTCCGAGATACGAACTCGTTTATACACGAAGATCGCTGACAGgtctattttctcttttaaaagtatgaaagagctctcgattaaaattatctcaattttaattatccgACGAGGAAATTACTATCGTCGTTTCATTGACgctggaaaattttcaaagtgcACGTTGAGGCGTTTTAAATTACGAACAGATGAgcgaaatttttgaaatcaaaGGCACTGAGCTTTGATTCTCAATTCGTTTCTTACATCGGTACTTTAACGATAGTACTTCGTTTCGCGCAAAACAATCGATGGCCTTTGCCTGGaccatttataataaattatgattcttcgaataataatttttcgaacgaagatgaaaataagaaaagtgCGTTATTAAGACAGTTTTacttaatgttttatattttctaacatCCGATGACGTGCCAGAAGTTAACGGAATTATTGTTCTTAATTGTCATCATTGTATTATAGAAGCAAAATATCGCAACGTTCCACGACCTCTCGTCACGGTCTTCGAAATCATGAAGGTTGCAACAGATAAAGACAGATTCACACGGTTCACGATATGACCCCCTTCGCTATGTTTTCTGCTCGTCTTCGATTATGTGTTAGTCGTAAAGTAATAGAGTTAGCGTTCATTTCGAACGTGTCAGGACGAATAGTACAACGAAAGGAAAGGATTCTGTACAGAGATTTGTCGAAAGGAAAGTAAATAACTTTGAAAGTAAGATGAAAGAGATATTATACGGATTCTACATGCAacagttttcgagaaaatcgagttcgaaaatttattgaatcgCTCAAGGTAAGCAAGTACATTATATACAGAAGACAAAACGTTTGCttcgcaatatttttattttacgtagtATCGTATTCTGTATATTGTATTCTTCATGAAAATACAAAGTCGCTCTGAAAACTTTCCTCTTCAAAGATTTCTAACACTttcgtaaaagaaataacgagTCACCGTctcgaaaaaaagaacgatatttatcTCTCAAAGAATTAAGCTAATTACCGATAAGTGCATTCGCTTCCCTCGTCACCGTTCTTCAAGTAATGCATCATCGAAATTGCGAAACGCTGCCGGTCGATCAAGTAGTTAACGAAACATTAACATCGATATCTCATCTAAAAATATCTGTTTACCATTGGAAACCCGTTAATCATTCGTGGTCAGAGtgagatataaattaatggtttatcatttaaatgttttctatTGATTCGAAGTACGTAACCAAGGGAATATAAAACACTGTTTATATTTGCGTGCTTAagttttctcaatttttatcgagaGTAGTTACGCTTAGATTAACACGCGCAGCAAGATAGGCGATTTATTTCACGTATAAAATGATCTACGTATATAATCTGCATAtccgtgtatatatataggaaaAGTCGTCGTGATTATCATaaacacgttatatctttgtgaataagataaattaaaaaaaacggCGATTGTTTGATGAAGAAATTCTGCAATTCATCTATTTCTTTGAAAGTTGTTTGAAAATGACGATGCaagaagtaaaagaattaatatttttctcaaaaaggaaaaacgaataGACGCAAATGGAGCAACGATAAGCAACCTTcaagatataaagaaattaatccaCCTATAATTATATcgcaattattcttttttttcttcttttttttttttgagtgaatgaacaattttctctaaaaaaattgtttcatcctttctcttctgtttccCAAGGTTTTCTACACAGCTGAACGGAAACTCGTGAAACTTCGTTTATGGAGAACTACACGTCGGACTCGAGCGACTCGGATTCCGGCAGCAAGACACTGGATCTGTCCTATTTGATGCTCGACTCTCAATTACTGGACGATCATTTCATCAATGCCAAGGATCCGGAACATGTGGACACCTTGTTACTTCATCAGAATCGGCTGACCAGTATTCCACAGACGATAGTCAGGTTCACGAACTTGAACTCGTTGGACGTATCAAACTGTGGCCTTCATCGGTTGCCCGACTTTTTCGAGGATTGTCCTCTGACCTGCTTGGTATCCAAGCACAATAACTTGACGAATGATTCCTTAccgaagaattttcaaaatctgtCGAGGCTCAGAGAACTGAATCTCAGCGGCAACAGATTAACAGATTTTCCGGAGCAGGTTTTTGACTTGACGGATCTTAAGTACCTGTATTTGGGTGGCAATCAGATCACTGAGATCAGTAAAGACGTTTGGAAGCTGCAAAGGTATTTTTGGGTCCGTTTATTTCTGATGTTTTAGCCACCACGTGCTAATCTAATTAAATGTTTCGATTTTAAAGCacagtggctcacgaaagtattccaacTTTGGACAGGTTTCAAAAATATGGtagaaatataggaaaattaGACACACCCGAATCTTTTcgtgatattttcaaaataatgtcattttttcctttatttgaCCTCTAAATTGAACGTATCGATCAAATTTTTGATTACTGTTAGTTGACTTTCCAAAAGAAGGACCATTCTCTCAAAAGGATATTAAACGGTATGGACAATGTTAAGAAATCACAAAATTAGGTATTTTGCGATCATTTTCTCAGAAATATGAGATACATACTTATCTAGGTTAATATCTTGTGCTGGTATGGGAATTATATAGAAAgactaataattttgtttcaagaTTGCAAGTGTTATCGATGGGAGGCAACAGACTGACAGAAGTACCGTCCACCTTAGGCGAACTGATGTCTCTCCAGGCGTTGGTATTGTGTGATAACATGCTGGAAAGCCTACCTAGTTCCATAGCAAAGTTGACGAACTTGAAATCACTGCTGCTTCACAAAAACAGGCTGAGGACGCTGCCTACCGAGATCATCACGTTAAAATGTCTGACGGAGGTGGtataaaattacttgaaaAGATTACGTAGTATAAATTAGTCTAGCTCTTCTACAATTACgttctattttttacttttactatatatatatatatatattctaaatCTGTCAATATATGTAGCACGTTTCGAAAAAAACTGAATACAGAAGATGGATTAAACGTCAACAAAGATGCTTCCTAATATTCACCACTTAAACGttagtttatataaattttattcgctaaattattcgtttgtCCAGTTATCTCTGAGAGACAATCCGTTGGTAGTAAGATTCGTGTCGGACATGACACACAATCCTCCGTCTCTGCTGGAGTTGGCTGCCAGAGTTATCATGACTAACAACATCCAGTATGACGGCGAGAGTATACCAAGAAACCTGGTGGAGTATCTAAACAGCGGTCATCGTTGCGTCAACTCGAAGTGTAAAGGTCAGTGACTAAGCTCGATTCAAAGTTCAAAGTTCTATCGGCTCTACCACCACCGacatcgatttttcttctattacaaTCCCTTACAGTATCATAGATATACCGTCCTATCGCGCCTTTCCCCACAAGATTGTTTTCACGTTTGCAATTCGTGAAACAAGTACATCGGCCTGGCGATAAGACGTCGTGAAGCGTTGCTTGCTAGCAATTTTCATTTGCCCCGTTGTAGTCTGTTAATGCGTTTAACATTGGTAATCGATACTATTGCGTCTTTTATCTTGGTACGTTTGCTGGtgattacatttatttatgcaACGCGTCAATATCTTAGTTACTTTGCCTATATAAAAGATTGTGTTGGGACAAAGGTTAATCGTTCTAAAGCAATGAATATTAGGACTCGTGATCTTTTTCCTTCGGGATCACTGTGTTTCATACGACaggttttacaaaataaaagttaaaatatctgctaaactaatggtttttttttttatagggTATGTCAAAATGGATCGACCAGTCTATCGCAAAATATATGATTccattaaagaaaaattgatcttAATATGTTTTTTACGTTTCTACCTACAAAACAATTACTAACATCGAACCATGTAACTGttattcgaaacattttccGGTTTAATGAATAGTTTCAGAAATATTCGTAGGGATCAGATTAAATAGTTTAGGACACcttatatattaatgtataattagGACATCTCGTGTACTCTTTTCGCAAAACGTTTGTCAGTTATTACTTTGTCAGTTATATCTTTTATGCCAACGAACAAAGATTTGTATAATACAAAGACTTGTTCTTTTTCAAGTGTCTGcatctataaaaatatcatttctttcCAGGTGTGTTCTTCAACAACAGAGTGGAACACGTCAAGTTCGTCGATTTCTGTGGCAAGTATCGTCTACCTCTGCTACAGTACCTTTGTAGCAGGAAGTGCATAGAATCACGAGACGGAGACGAAGTAGTCAGTGGCGCGATGATAAGGAAGGTTCTTCTGGGTTGATCGATATTACtggaattttgtattaatattgcCGAAGGCTGTTACGTTTTTCGTTCAGAAAGCGTTAACGACTGAACTATCGCGCTATTCATCGAcgaattctctctctctctctgtgcTCAAATCAGATCAAACACGAGTATCAGGTTCAAGAGTCGAAGGCTAAGCATAGAGATACGCGAGGAATTACGTTCTGCAATAAATCAAGCGTTTCGATCagacaaatttgaaattgaaaattacgttAAAGTCGAAAGTTGGAGAAAAGTCGAAGTTCGAATTTTTGTTCGTCGACCGAGCGCTCGGATTGACTAAACGACATTGTCGCTAAGAATAAAAAGTCTTTCAAAGATGACGAATTGCTTTTGCAAAGTCTTATATGTATGAGTCTGCTTACGCATACAAATTTGTCATGTGCGTGAACagatatttcgtaaaataaatatttcatcgagaTCGATTCGAGCTTAATTCGCTTCATACTTACTCCACCGTCCATCGTGCGGAACCGTCGCGAATGAAACCGCAGTGTCTGTTAACCGTGTTAtcgttttattgttaaataaaccACAAAatctacaataataataatcatagtATCATAGAGTCTCCGTAGGAACGGAGGCGTTCGATCCTCGCTTAAAACACATCCACTGATTTATTTCTACGATTACCGATTATCGACTATTCTCGTGTGTGAACCGTGTAAAACTGAAAACATCCGACAAGTGAACGGTAGCGAAGCGAACGATGTTATTTAATCATCGTGATTCGTCGGTATAGAGTCGTTCAAGATTCATAGAGAACATCGTTATCAtatctttttttccattttcttcgtcatcttttttaataactcGAAGTTAAGTCGGTGACAATTCTTCGTGAATAATagcaatatcgtaataagaGTTCGctagtgttttttttttttttcatttttctttctgtcaggttttttttatcatttttttcttttgttctttaatATCGCATATAGCGTCGCCGCGTTCTGTTTAATTacctatacatacatatgcatattcatatatatgcgctctgttattttatacattacatacatgtatatgtatgtacatgctTGGGTTTCGTTCCCCCCCCCCTCAAAACCCCCACTCTATTTCTCCATCGAACGAGTATTCTTTTTACTCACACGCATCAGGCACTCCGTTTTGCTCGCACACAGCCAcacgttccttttttttctttttttttatttttcttctcttctcgtcGCTCGCCACGATCTTTCACGGATCGGCAAGTtgtcttaatttttttaataactacgctactccctttctcttccgcttcgttttcttctcctcGTTTCCTCGAATCGCTCACGCTAACCACATTTGGTACATTCGCGGATTCTCTTCTTCCACCATCTCAcaaattatctatatatatatatatgatatatatatatatatatattaacacaATTTTTTCCTATTATAATCGTGAGTAACGAGTAACCCTCTCGGTATGGCGTTTTACGGTTCATCGCTGGTGTGAACGGTGCTGTCGATGATTAATAGTGCGTTATGgacgtttttttttctcttgctGCTTACTTTACAGAGTTATGTATAGTAAAAACGAGATTTCTACAGCTCGCTGAGTCGTTATAGTTCTATTATAGTATCGACGAATGATTGGTTAGTGCTCACGATGATTGGCCGACTATAGTCGACAAGCGAATATAAAAGCGTACCGGCTTGCTGACTATAATCGTCGCGCGCAATTCTCGAGATTCAAAGCACGGGAGTATGACTATAGTCAACAAGGTCCTAAAGCGCTTCACCGCTGACTATACTCAACTTGCAGCTTAAGTAAGCGTATAATGGCGGCCGACTATAATCGGCTTACAGTCAAAAAGTATATAAGTACGCAGGGACCGTCGACTATAGCCGACGAGTTAACTTAGATGAAAGACTTTAATTCCGTACTATAATCGTAAGGGTGAACGATTGCACTCACCGTGCCGATAACAGATCAGCGACTATAATCGACTTAAGGACTCGAGTCGCACGTGCGAGTCACCGTAGCCGGTACGTGTTCTGTACTTGATACGATAAGGTTATAGTCGCCCGAAGCAAGCGACCATCATGGTGACTATAAACGACGGCAGCATAGAGGGTAATCTTAGCCGACGTATAGACCTAGAAGAGCGAACTGTAGTCAATGAGAAGTCTCGCGAGACCTTCGATTACAGTCAACATTCGTCAAAAGCACATCCGCGACTATACTTGGCTCGCAG
It includes:
- the LOC122571188 gene encoding leucine-rich repeat-containing protein 58, whose translation is MENYTSDSSDSDSGSKTLDLSYLMLDSQLLDDHFINAKDPEHVDTLLLHQNRLTSIPQTIVRFTNLNSLDVSNCGLHRLPDFFEDCPLTCLVSKHNNLTNDSLPKNFQNLSRLRELNLSGNRLTDFPEQVFDLTDLKYLYLGGNQITEISKDVWKLQRLQVLSMGGNRLTEVPSTLGELMSLQALVLCDNMLESLPSSIAKLTNLKSLLLHKNRLRTLPTEIITLKCLTELSLRDNPLVVRFVSDMTHNPPSLLELAARVIMTNNIQYDGESIPRNLVEYLNSGHRCVNSKCKGVFFNNRVEHVKFVDFCGKYRLPLLQYLCSRKCIESRDGDEVVSGAMIRKVLLG